A genomic stretch from Flavobacterium humidisoli includes:
- a CDS encoding branched-chain amino acid aminotransferase: MSTTQTSKIEIIKATSTKINEVDFDNLSFGAVFTDHLFECDFKNGQWQNPVIKPYAPILMDPSSKVFHYGQAIFEGMKAYKDDNNDVWLFRPDENFNRFNKSAVRMAMPEVPEAIFMDGLNELLKLDKDWIQRGNGASMYIRPFMIATGPGVIANPSDEYKFMILLSPAKAYYGGEVKVIIAEHFSRAANGGIGAAKAAGNYAAQFYPTNLANKDGFQQVIWTDDATHTKLEEAGTMNVFFRINDTLLTAPTSERILDGVTRKSLIAMAEKEGLKVEVRPVTVSELVEAAKNGSLKEIFGAGTAAVISVIKGFSYKDEYYEMAPIENSYASFLKEKLTSLQNKLSEDTFGWTVKVQ; this comes from the coding sequence ATGAGTACAACTCAAACAAGCAAAATTGAAATCATTAAAGCTACTTCTACAAAAATAAACGAAGTAGATTTTGACAACTTAAGTTTTGGTGCTGTATTTACAGACCATTTATTCGAATGCGATTTTAAAAACGGGCAGTGGCAAAATCCTGTCATTAAGCCTTATGCTCCAATTTTAATGGATCCATCTTCAAAAGTCTTCCATTATGGACAAGCAATTTTCGAAGGAATGAAAGCTTATAAAGATGACAATAACGATGTTTGGTTGTTTAGACCAGATGAAAACTTTAACCGTTTCAATAAATCTGCTGTAAGAATGGCAATGCCAGAAGTTCCTGAAGCTATTTTTATGGATGGTTTAAATGAATTATTGAAATTAGACAAAGACTGGATTCAAAGAGGAAACGGAGCTAGTATGTACATTCGTCCATTTATGATTGCTACAGGTCCTGGAGTTATTGCAAATCCTTCTGACGAATATAAATTTATGATTTTACTTTCTCCTGCAAAAGCATATTATGGAGGCGAAGTAAAAGTTATCATTGCAGAGCATTTCAGTAGAGCTGCAAATGGTGGTATCGGTGCTGCAAAAGCTGCCGGAAACTATGCTGCTCAATTCTACCCAACTAACTTGGCAAACAAAGATGGTTTCCAACAGGTTATTTGGACAGATGATGCAACACACACAAAATTAGAGGAAGCGGGAACAATGAATGTTTTCTTCAGAATCAACGATACTTTATTAACAGCTCCAACAAGCGAAAGAATTTTAGATGGTGTTACCAGAAAAAGTTTGATTGCTATGGCAGAAAAAGAAGGATTAAAAGTTGAAGTTCGCCCTGTAACTGTTTCAGAATTAGTTGAAGCAGCTAAAAACGGATCTTTAAAAGAAATCTTCGGTGCTGGAACTGCTGCAGTTATTAGCGTTATCAAAGGATTCTCTTATAAAGATGAATATTACGAAATGGCTCCAATTGAGAATTCTTATGCTTCTTTCTTAAAAGAAAAATTAACAAGTCTTCAAAACAAACTTTCTGAAGATACTTTTGGATGGACAGTTAAGGTTCAATAA
- the mnmD gene encoding tRNA (5-methylaminomethyl-2-thiouridine)(34)-methyltransferase MnmD produces the protein MKREIIKTLDGSTTIRLPEWDECYHSKHGAIQEAKHVFIKNGLSLFENPISILEIGFGTGLNAFITFLESVRKKQTIDYVGVEAYPVDAEEILAMNYAEELEASEFYNIFEKMHKSEWNEKIEICDQFSLTKRKQFFHEINDFEIFDLIYFDAFGYRVQPELWSTEIFQKMYNSLKPNGVLVTYAARGVVKRSMIEVGFSVEKLAGPPGKREMFRAFKKV, from the coding sequence GTGAAAAGAGAAATAATTAAAACGCTAGATGGCTCAACTACAATTCGTTTGCCAGAATGGGATGAGTGCTATCATTCTAAACATGGCGCAATTCAGGAAGCGAAGCACGTTTTTATTAAAAACGGTCTATCGTTATTTGAAAATCCGATAAGCATATTGGAAATAGGCTTTGGAACTGGTTTGAATGCTTTTATAACTTTTTTAGAATCTGTTAGAAAGAAGCAGACTATCGATTATGTTGGAGTAGAAGCATACCCAGTAGATGCAGAGGAGATTCTGGCAATGAATTATGCTGAAGAATTAGAAGCATCGGAATTTTATAACATTTTTGAAAAAATGCATAAATCGGAATGGAACGAAAAAATAGAAATTTGCGACCAGTTCTCGTTAACCAAAAGAAAACAATTTTTTCACGAAATAAACGATTTTGAAATTTTTGATTTGATTTATTTTGACGCCTTTGGTTACCGAGTGCAACCGGAACTTTGGAGTACTGAAATTTTTCAGAAAATGTATAACAGTTTAAAACCAAATGGAGTTCTTGTAACTTACGCAGCGAGAGGAGTTGTTAAAAGAAGCATGATTGAAGTTGGGTTTAGTGTAGAAAAATTAGCAGGACCTCCAGGGAAAAGAGAAATGTTTAGGGCCTTTAAAAAGGTTTAA
- a CDS encoding LysR substrate-binding domain-containing protein, producing MTITQLQYVLAVAEHKNFTLAAEKCFVTQPTLSMQIQKIEEELNILIFDRSKKPIQLTDIGQKIVNQAKNIVNEADRIKDIVEQQKGFIGGEFRLGIIPTIMPTLLPMFLNNFIKRYPKVKLLIEELNTEEIILKLKNGHLDAAIAATPLEDEKIKEIVLYFEPFVAYIPEHHASFQKEEIEVADLNLNEILLLQDGHCFRDGILNLCKNVSDADQNNFQIQSGSFETLIKLADEGLGTMLLPYLHTLDLKESDKLKLRNFKEPKPAREVSLIYPKSELKMQIIDALRSTIAGVVKGAIVFQNVQIISPLQKKA from the coding sequence ATGACTATAACTCAATTGCAATATGTGTTAGCGGTGGCTGAGCATAAAAATTTCACTCTTGCTGCTGAAAAATGCTTCGTAACACAGCCAACTTTAAGTATGCAAATACAAAAAATCGAAGAAGAACTTAATATTTTAATTTTCGATAGAAGTAAAAAACCAATTCAGCTTACTGATATAGGACAGAAAATTGTAAATCAGGCTAAAAATATCGTAAACGAGGCTGATCGTATAAAAGATATTGTAGAACAACAGAAAGGTTTTATTGGAGGAGAATTTCGTTTAGGAATTATTCCAACGATTATGCCTACGCTTCTACCAATGTTTTTGAATAATTTCATTAAAAGATATCCGAAAGTAAAACTCTTAATCGAAGAGTTGAATACCGAGGAAATTATTCTAAAGCTAAAAAATGGACATTTGGATGCCGCGATTGCCGCAACTCCGCTAGAAGACGAAAAAATCAAAGAGATTGTTTTGTATTTTGAGCCATTCGTAGCCTATATACCAGAACACCACGCAAGTTTCCAGAAAGAAGAAATTGAAGTTGCCGACTTAAATCTAAATGAAATTCTTTTACTACAAGACGGACATTGCTTTAGAGACGGTATTTTAAATTTATGTAAAAATGTCTCAGACGCCGACCAAAACAATTTCCAGATTCAAAGCGGTAGTTTTGAAACCTTAATTAAATTGGCAGACGAAGGTCTTGGTACAATGTTACTTCCGTACTTGCACACTTTAGACTTAAAAGAATCCGACAAACTGAAGCTCCGTAATTTTAAGGAGCCAAAACCTGCTCGAGAGGTAAGTCTGATCTACCCAAAGAGCGAATTAAAAATGCAAATCATTGACGCATTAAGATCTACAATTGCTGGCGTCGTAAAAGGTGCAATTGTTTTCCAGAATGTTCAAATCATTAGTCCATTACAAAAGAAAGCGTAA
- a CDS encoding SulP family inorganic anion transporter — MTKKINLFANLKSDFASGLVVFLVALPLCLGIAMASGAPLFSGIIAGVVGGIVVGYLSQSHISVSGPAAGLTAIILTAITDLGAFNVFLMSVFIAGIIQLALGFLRAGSISNYFPTNVIEGMLAGIGIIIILKQIPHAFGYDADFEGDQAFVQNDGSNSFSFLFDVLNHIHLGAVVVSAVSLAILLAWDKVSFLKRIKLVPGALVAVIAGVVLNEIFVSTGSTLAIAKEHLVSLPVPKSFEDFKSIIITPDFTAITNPQVWVVAITIAIVASIETLLCIEASDRMDVQKRYTNTNVELRAQGIGNMVSSLLGGLPMTSVVVRSSANNNAGAKSKMSAIIHGVLLLISVLSIPAILNKIPLATLATVLILVGYKLAKPATFMHFWEKGKYQFVPFIATLVFVVATDLLKGVALGIVISIIFVLRGNLKRAYVFKKEEYEDGDIIHIDLAQEVSFLNKAAIKQTLAEIPENSKVIINAHDTEYIAHDVLDLIREFKETRAIDENIKVKLKGFKEAYELENTPENSNHVTIEHYYDVAKRELVKKEVVRGE; from the coding sequence ATGACAAAAAAAATCAATCTTTTTGCCAACCTTAAATCTGATTTTGCTTCAGGTTTAGTGGTTTTCTTGGTCGCTCTTCCGTTGTGCTTAGGTATTGCAATGGCTTCTGGAGCACCATTATTTTCTGGAATTATTGCTGGTGTTGTGGGCGGTATCGTTGTAGGATATTTGAGCCAGTCGCATATTAGTGTATCAGGTCCAGCTGCTGGGTTAACAGCTATCATTTTAACCGCAATTACCGATTTAGGAGCTTTCAATGTATTTTTAATGTCTGTTTTTATTGCTGGAATAATTCAATTAGCATTAGGATTTTTAAGAGCAGGAAGTATATCGAATTATTTTCCGACAAACGTAATTGAGGGAATGTTGGCTGGTATCGGAATTATTATCATCTTAAAACAAATACCGCACGCTTTTGGTTATGATGCAGATTTTGAAGGAGATCAGGCTTTTGTTCAAAATGACGGAAGCAATTCATTTTCATTTTTATTTGATGTTTTAAATCATATTCATTTGGGGGCTGTTGTGGTTTCTGCAGTTTCATTGGCAATCTTATTGGCTTGGGATAAAGTTTCTTTCTTAAAAAGAATAAAACTAGTTCCTGGAGCTTTGGTTGCGGTTATAGCAGGAGTTGTTTTAAACGAAATATTTGTATCTACAGGAAGCACTTTGGCAATTGCAAAAGAACATTTGGTTTCTTTGCCAGTTCCAAAATCTTTTGAAGACTTTAAATCAATTATAATTACACCAGACTTCACTGCTATTACAAATCCGCAGGTTTGGGTAGTTGCTATTACGATTGCCATTGTCGCTTCTATTGAAACGCTTTTGTGTATTGAAGCTTCTGATAGAATGGATGTGCAAAAACGTTACACCAATACCAATGTAGAGCTTAGAGCTCAAGGTATTGGTAATATGGTTAGCTCTCTTTTAGGAGGTTTGCCAATGACTTCTGTAGTAGTAAGATCTTCTGCAAATAACAATGCAGGAGCAAAATCTAAAATGTCTGCCATTATTCATGGTGTACTTTTGTTAATAAGTGTATTGTCTATACCAGCAATTTTAAACAAAATTCCATTGGCAACATTGGCTACTGTTTTGATTTTAGTTGGATATAAACTAGCAAAACCAGCAACCTTTATGCATTTCTGGGAAAAGGGGAAATACCAGTTTGTACCTTTCATTGCAACTTTGGTCTTTGTTGTTGCGACAGATTTGCTAAAAGGTGTTGCGTTGGGAATTGTTATCAGTATCATTTTTGTTCTTAGAGGAAACCTGAAAAGGGCTTACGTTTTCAAGAAAGAAGAATATGAAGACGGTGATATCATTCATATTGATTTAGCACAGGAAGTTTCGTTTTTAAATAAAGCGGCAATCAAACAAACACTGGCTGAAATTCCAGAAAATTCGAAAGTAATTATCAATGCTCATGATACGGAATATATTGCGCATGATGTTTTGGATTTAATTCGTGAATTTAAAGAAACACGAGCTATCGATGAAAACATTAAAGTGAAGCTTAAAGGGTTTAAAGAAGCATACGAATTAGAAAATACACCAGAAAATAGTAACCACGTTACAATTGAGCATTATTATGATGTGGCAAAAAGAGAACTGGTTAAAAAAGAAGTTGTTAGAGGAGAATAA
- a CDS encoding Dps family protein — protein sequence MKTNILGLPVKESELLVKELNVLLSNFQVYYQNLRGIHWNIRGKRFFDLHVKFEELYTDAQLKIDMIAERVLTIGGTPLHTFEDYIKNNKLTVGKNISNDEKAVQLIVHSLSDLLKIEREILNKSDEINDEGTNSMMSDFIAEQEKTIWMMNAWLEETL from the coding sequence ATGAAGACGAATATTTTAGGACTACCTGTAAAAGAATCAGAATTATTAGTAAAAGAACTCAATGTATTATTGTCAAATTTTCAAGTGTACTACCAAAATTTGAGAGGAATTCATTGGAACATTCGTGGAAAACGTTTCTTTGATTTGCATGTAAAATTTGAGGAGTTATATACAGATGCACAATTGAAAATAGATATGATTGCAGAAAGAGTTTTGACAATTGGAGGGACGCCTCTGCATACTTTTGAAGATTATATTAAAAACAATAAATTAACGGTTGGAAAGAATATTTCTAATGATGAAAAAGCGGTTCAATTAATTGTTCATTCTTTATCAGATTTATTAAAAATCGAGAGAGAAATCTTGAACAAATCTGACGAAATTAATGATGAGGGAACCAATTCGATGATGAGTGACTTCATTGCAGAGCAGGAAAAAACAATTTGGATGATGAACGCTTGGTTAGAAGAGACTTTGTAA